The following are encoded together in the Brassica napus cultivar Da-Ae chromosome A9, Da-Ae, whole genome shotgun sequence genome:
- the LOC106445171 gene encoding protein DETOXIFICATION 8, translated as MEKGFSLVPKENFRNEKSADQTSYLSTEMMKKVSSMAAPMVAVAVSQYLLQVISIVMAGHLDEISLSGVAIATSLTNVTGFSLLFGLAGALETLCGQAFGAEQFRKISSYTYGSMLCLVLFCLPISLLWVFMDKLLELFHQDPLISQLACRYSIWLIPALFGYSVLQSLTRYFQSQGLVLPLFLSSLGALCFHIPFCWLLVYKLKFGIVGAALSIGLSYWLNVGLLWVFMRDSSLHRETKNLRGQEIFLCMKQFIALAIPSAMMTCLEWWSFELLVLMSGLLPNSKLETSVLSICLTMSSLHYVLVNAIGASASTHVSNELGAGNPKAARAAATSAVFLGVIDATIVSITLYTYRGNWAYIFSNESEVAHYATQITPILCLSIGVDSFLAVLSGVARGTGWQHIGAYANIGSYYLAGIPLGSFLCFVVKLRGKGLWIGILIGSTLQTIVLAVVTFFTSWEQEAAKARDRVIEVKPQDNQELQSILQEDVQVLLKDVSENV; from the exons ATTTATCAACAGAGATGATGAAGAAAGTTAGCTCCATGGCTGCTCCAATGGTGGCTGTGGCTGTTTCTCAATACCTCCTTCAAGTTATCTCCATAGTAATGGCCGGTCACTTGGACGAGATCTCTCTCTCTGGCGTCGCCATTGCCACTTCTCTTACCAATGTCACTGGCTTCAGCCTCCTC TTTGGGTTGGCAGGTGCGTTAGAGACATTGTGTGGTCAAGCTTTTGGAGCTGAGCAATTTAGGAAAATCAGTTCATATACATACGGCTCAATGCTATGTCTTGTCTTGTTCTGTCTCCCAATCTCTCTTCTTTGGGTTTTCATGGACAAACTCTTGGAACTTTTCCACCAAGATCCACTCATCTCTCAGTTAGCTTGTAGATACTCGATATGGCTCATCCCGGCTCTATTCGGATACTCAGTTCTTCAATCTTTGACTCGTTATTTCCAGTCACAAGGACTGGTTCTTCCTCTCTTCTTGAGCTCTCTTGGAGCTCTCTGTTTTCACATTCCCTTTTGCTGGCTTCTTGTCTATAAACTGAAATTTGGAATCGTCGGCGCTGCTCTGTCCATTGGTCTTTCGTACTGGTTGAACGTGGGTTTGCTTTGGGTTTTCATGAGAGACTCTTCTCTGCATCGCGAAACCAAGAATCTAAGAGGTCAAGAAATCTTCTTGTGCATGAAGCAGTTCATTGCCCTAGCGATTCCCTCTGCCATGATGACTTG CTTGGAATGGTGGTCTTTTGAGCTTCTTGTACTAATGTCTGGACTCTTACCGAACTCAAAGCTCGAAACATCCGTGCTATCCATTTG CCTAACAATGTCGTCTCTGCATTACGTTCTGGTGAATGCTATAGGAGCATCTGCAAG CACGCATGTCTCAAACGAGCTAGGAGCTGGAAATCCAAAGGCAGCTCGAGCCGCGGCTACATCTGCGGTTTTCCTCGGTGTTATCGATGCAACCATAGTAAGTATCACCCTCTACACCTACCGAGGAAATTGGGCTTATATATTCAGCAACGAAAGTGAAGTGGCTCATTATGCAACTCAAATCACACCCATTTTATGCCTATCCATTGGTGTGGACAGCTTTCTAGCCGTGCTCTCAG GGGTTGCTAGAGGAACAGGATGGCAACATATAGGAGCTTATGCAAATATAGGTTCGTATTATCTGGCCGGGATCCCGTTGGGTTCGTTCTTGTGTTTCGTTGTGAAATTGAGAGGGAAGGGACTCTGGATTGGTATATTAATAGGCTCTACTCTACAAACAATAGTCCTTGCGGTTGTCACTTTCTTCACAAGTTGGGAACAAGAG GCAGCGAAGGCAAGAGACAGAGTAATCGAGGTGAAACCACAAGACAACCAAGAATTGCAAAGCATTTTACAAGAGGATGTACAAGTTTTGCTAAAGGATGTTTCAGAAAATGTGTAA
- the LOC106422316 gene encoding glutathione S-transferase T3-like → MDSNPNMNLNFVDLLQNQQDSGIGFESSHIPLFGTQATDGSNFEQDSPVERNEQRSVAFWKRIAAYYSASPKIVECDKREASNTTTREKTSGQNENVVLKHVLEIFFNNHKKKFTLEHAWKEIRNYQKWCDLSSSTSEGSSKRRKCEDGSYLACSQANETDSALADEGTTRPTGVKAAKARGKKPMVEGKELSKFQTMWKIKQHDLAMKEKLSKMKLLDSLIAK, encoded by the exons ATGGATTCTAATCCaaatatgaatttaaattttgttgatCTTCTTCAAAATCAACAAGATAGTGGCATCGGTTTCGAATCTTCTCATATTCCTTTATTTGGCACACAAGCTACTGATGGTTCAAACTTCGAACAAGACAGTCCAGTGGAGC GGAATGAGCAAAGGTCTGTTGCTTTCTGGAAAAGGATTGCAGCCTACTACTCGGCTAGTCCTAAGATTGTTGAGTGTGACAAAAGAGAGGCATCAAATA CAACAACCAGAGAGAAAACCAGTGGTCAAAACGAGAATGTTGTTCTCAAACATGTTCTCGAAATCTTCTTCAACAACCATAAAAAGAAGTTCacccttgaacatgcttggaaGGAGATTCGCAATTACCAGAAGTGGTGTGACCTGTCTTCATCTACAAGTGAAGGAAGCTCCAAAAGGAGGAAGTGTGAGGACGGTTCATATTTAGCATGCTCTCAAGCAAATGAAACCGATAGTGCTTTAGCTGATGAAGGAACCACTCGTCCCACGGGTGTTAAGGCAGCAAAAGCCCGTGGGAAAAAACCGATGGTTGAGGGGAAGGAGCTGTCTAAGTTTCAGACTATGTGGAAAATCAAGCAGCATGATTTGGCTATGAAGGAAAAGCTGTCAAAGATGAAGCTTCTGGACAGTCTCATTGCAAAATAA